The window AAAAGTTTTCAGACGTACATAGTCTTTCTCTGTGGTTAATATCAGCTTATATTCCCCTAATTTTTTATACTCGGCAAGGATTTTTTTAATATCATCATCCGTGAAATTATGATGGTCTCTGAACTTTAAATGTTTCACCCTTTTTGAGAATTTTGCCAGATGTTCCAGAAGTGGTTTGGGATTAGCAATTCCGGTGATCAGTAAAATATCATAATAATTCAGGTTGTTATCCGGAAGCATTTTCTCTTTTCCGTATACATTCTCGTCATAACCAATGGATGAAAAGAAAACTTTCTGTCCGTATGAAGGTCTTATTCTTGAGATATAATACCTTTTTGTTTCCTCAGTAAGTTCGTCAGGACATTTGCTGACCATAATAATGTCTGCTCTTTTGTATCCGGATCTTGATTCTCTCAGATCTCCGGCCGGAAGAAGGTAGTCTTTGAAAAAAGGATCATTAAAGTCGGTCATCAGAATATTGAATCCAGGCTTGATCGCTCTGTGCTGCATGGCGTCATCCAATACCAGAACTTCAAGGTCCATATCTTCAATTACTTTTTTGGCTCCGGGCACACGTTCTTCTGAAACAGCAATGACGAAACGGTTTTTAAAACGCTCAAAAAGCTGCATCGCTTCATCACCTACCATTTTGTAGTTGCTTTCATAATTGGTTACTTCGTAGCCTTTTGTCAGCCTTCCATAGCCTCGTGAAAGAACACCGGTTCTGTAATGTTTGGATAGATATTGAGCCAGATACATCACCATGGGTGATTTTCCGCTTCCGCCCACAGAAAGATTTCCGACATTGATTATCGGAGTTTTGAATTTTGTCGACTTAAAAATTCCCAGATCATACATTGTGTTTCGGATACCCGTTACCAAATGATAACCAAGGGAAAAAGGATAAAGGTACCATCTTTTCATACGATTGCAAAAATAGGAATTTTCATAAGCATTTGACGTAATATTCTCAAAGACTTTTCAACAAATATTTCGTTAAATTAAAGTATTTTTGTGGAGTTATTACAATACATTGAGATACTTTATTGAATTTTCTTACAACGGAAAGAACTATTTCGGCTACCAGATACAGCCGGATGCCATTTCTGTGCAGGAAGAACTGGAAAAAGCACTTTCCACTATTTTAAGGGAAGAGATTAAAACTACAGGAGCAGGAAGAACTGATACAGGGGTTCACGCTAAAAAAATATTTGCTCATTTTGACACAGAAAAAGAGTTGGATGATCAGCTTACGCGCAGGCTGAACAGTTTTCTTCCACCTGATGTTTCTATTAAAAGGATCTTTCCGGTAAAAGATGATTTTCATGCCCGTTTTGATGCTACGTACAGAACCTACGAATATTATATCTCACTGGAAAAAAATCCATTCACACAGGAATCTGCATGGCAGCACTGGAAAAGAGGTCTGGATATTGATGCCATGAATGAAGCTTGCAAAATTCTTTTTGAATATGAAGATTTTACCAGTTTCGCCAAATTAAAAACCGACAACAAGACCAATATCTGCAAAATGTATAAAGCGGAGTGGGAGCAAAACGGATCTGAACTGAAATTTACAGTTTCAGCCAACCGTTTTCTTAGAAATATGGTTCGTGCTATCGTTGGAACAATGGTAGAAATAGGAACCGGAAAACTGAACCCGGAAGATCTTCGTACAGTGATTGAAGATAAAAACCGAAACGCTGCCGGAACTTCAGCTCCAGGGCACGGATTGTATCTGGTGGATGTGGGATATGAATTTTAATACTAAGATATAGTCTGTTATCAATTCATTTGTGATAGCCAAAAAATGTCTTTGGTTACAATGAATCTCTGGAAGACTCTGAAGATTTTCCACAAGCTGCTTGTGATTTCCAGAGACCTCGGAAAATCACAAGCAGGCTGTTTTTATAAAGAATGAAATAGGGCTTAATAGCCAAAAAATCAGCTTGTCGGGAGATTAAGGATATTCATTCTGTAAATAACAGGTATCTG of the Chryseobacterium viscerum genome contains:
- the lpxK gene encoding tetraacyldisaccharide 4'-kinase, with the protein product MKRWYLYPFSLGYHLVTGIRNTMYDLGIFKSTKFKTPIINVGNLSVGGSGKSPMVMYLAQYLSKHYRTGVLSRGYGRLTKGYEVTNYESNYKMVGDEAMQLFERFKNRFVIAVSEERVPGAKKVIEDMDLEVLVLDDAMQHRAIKPGFNILMTDFNDPFFKDYLLPAGDLRESRSGYKRADIIMVSKCPDELTEETKRYYISRIRPSYGQKVFFSSIGYDENVYGKEKMLPDNNLNYYDILLITGIANPKPLLEHLAKFSKRVKHLKFRDHHNFTDDDIKKILAEYKKLGEYKLILTTEKDYVRLKTFDYLREIVYYWPINVLIDKKEEFNQIILDYVRKN
- the truA gene encoding tRNA pseudouridine(38-40) synthase TruA; this encodes MWSYYNTLRYFIEFSYNGKNYFGYQIQPDAISVQEELEKALSTILREEIKTTGAGRTDTGVHAKKIFAHFDTEKELDDQLTRRLNSFLPPDVSIKRIFPVKDDFHARFDATYRTYEYYISLEKNPFTQESAWQHWKRGLDIDAMNEACKILFEYEDFTSFAKLKTDNKTNICKMYKAEWEQNGSELKFTVSANRFLRNMVRAIVGTMVEIGTGKLNPEDLRTVIEDKNRNAAGTSAPGHGLYLVDVGYEF